A DNA window from Sphingopyxis macrogoltabida contains the following coding sequences:
- a CDS encoding alpha/beta hydrolase domain-containing protein, producing MSRRSFAATALAGATLGAMGIGAHAAEGAGAMLRPMPAAGRGKIFGTTLDDLAALGYVEGEYLLEGEAGRYAAADALTPDGKWTLAPGERRPFATRLFVRRPKDPGKFNGTILVEWLNVSLGFDVSFLDGAGLYDGFAYVGVTSQFGGVFGEGDKPQGLKNWDADRYAALVHPGDDWSYDIFTQAARALRANAARGHPLHGYRVSKLIGAGISQSGSRILSYANGVQPLARVYDALMPMLCAGAAAPFEGGAAPGAAAAGARPLFTQVRADLGIPAMQMNTEFEAPFFRPNRQSDTPSYRSWEVAGASHGPAELLKIIHGKEDRDGVGSRWHAFDAASHVSWQPTSDAAIHHVHRWLAGGPPPPAQAPIAFDADGKTIARDGHGNALGGVRLPELEVPIASYKGQGTKHFLAGETHPFAPDELKRLYPDHKSYVDRVAAAAQAALTAGVILPVRAEAYVEQARAADIPPTH from the coding sequence ATGAGCAGGCGGAGTTTTGCTGCGACGGCGCTGGCCGGGGCAACGCTGGGTGCCATGGGGATCGGTGCCCACGCTGCGGAAGGGGCGGGGGCAATGCTCCGCCCGATGCCTGCCGCGGGACGCGGCAAGATCTTCGGGACGACGCTCGATGACCTCGCGGCGCTCGGTTATGTCGAGGGCGAGTATCTGCTGGAAGGCGAGGCCGGGCGCTATGCCGCGGCGGACGCCCTGACGCCCGACGGCAAATGGACGCTGGCCCCCGGCGAACGCCGGCCCTTTGCGACCCGGCTGTTCGTGCGCCGCCCGAAGGATCCCGGGAAGTTCAACGGCACCATCCTCGTCGAATGGCTCAACGTCAGCCTCGGTTTCGATGTGAGTTTTCTCGATGGAGCGGGCCTCTATGACGGCTTCGCCTATGTCGGTGTTACGTCCCAATTTGGCGGGGTGTTCGGCGAAGGTGACAAGCCACAGGGCCTCAAGAACTGGGATGCCGATCGTTATGCCGCGCTCGTCCATCCCGGCGACGACTGGTCGTACGACATCTTCACCCAGGCGGCGCGTGCGCTGCGCGCGAATGCGGCGCGCGGTCATCCGCTCCACGGCTACAGGGTGAGCAAGCTGATCGGCGCGGGCATCTCGCAATCGGGCAGCCGCATCCTCTCCTACGCGAACGGCGTGCAGCCGCTGGCGCGCGTCTATGACGCGCTGATGCCGATGCTCTGCGCCGGTGCCGCGGCGCCGTTCGAGGGCGGCGCCGCGCCCGGCGCCGCGGCGGCGGGCGCGCGTCCGCTGTTCACGCAGGTGCGGGCCGACCTCGGTATCCCGGCGATGCAGATGAACACCGAGTTCGAGGCGCCTTTCTTTCGCCCGAACCGCCAGTCCGACACGCCATCCTATCGCAGCTGGGAGGTTGCCGGGGCATCGCATGGCCCGGCCGAACTCTTGAAGATCATCCATGGCAAGGAGGATCGCGACGGCGTCGGCAGCCGCTGGCACGCCTTCGATGCGGCGAGCCATGTGTCGTGGCAACCGACCTCGGACGCGGCGATCCATCACGTCCACCGCTGGCTCGCCGGCGGTCCGCCCCCGCCCGCGCAGGCACCGATCGCCTTCGACGCCGACGGCAAGACGATCGCGCGCGACGGCCATGGCAATGCGCTTGGCGGCGTGCGCCTCCCCGAGCTCGAGGTGCCAATCGCAAGCTACAAGGGGCAGGGTACGAAGCATTTCCTCGCCGGCGAGACGCATCCGTTCGCGCCCGACGAGCTGAAGCGGCTCTACCCCGATCACAAGAGTTACGTCGATCGCGTCGCTGCTGCTGCGCAAGCCGCGCTCACGGCGGGCGTGATCCTGCCCGTGCGTGCTGAGGCCTATGTCGAGCAGGCGCGCGCCGCCGATATTCCGCCGACCCACTGA
- a CDS encoding alpha/beta hydrolase domain-containing protein, whose product MTATIAAGGACTAWGKALASAVRVDGPVTGGQRGQIFGAHADDLAAHGYVEEEYFIAGTADAYAPVGTLGPDGVWTVAAAKQAPFTTRVIVQRPRDAAKFNGTVICEWTNVSAGFEISSAVNQQFWKDGYAYAAISAQRMGLEGTKERALGLKQWDPERYGSLEIAGDSFSYDIFSQVARALGPDRARGGVDPMGGLPVKRLFALGESQSAARLLSYVNAVHRLANVFDAYMIVVAVGRSTEFDDFIYDPAKSLDENNNIRRSRTVQTRVRTDQKVPVLVVNSETETPYFVASRQPDSDWYRFWEVAGSTHASAIGGGRRPDISARDGIPNMAARWPKMVDLFPVLEAAAVGLDRWLSGGAPLGRFDRIEVAGDKPAIQTDAFGNAKGGIRMPEIVAPTVKYITQTNDAAGRLEPFDAATLKAIYPADADYAARIRAAADWAVAAGLILPRHRDAYIAKSAAGPVPYY is encoded by the coding sequence ATGACGGCAACGATTGCCGCTGGCGGGGCCTGTACAGCCTGGGGGAAGGCGCTGGCCTCTGCGGTTCGCGTTGATGGGCCGGTGACCGGAGGGCAGCGGGGACAGATTTTTGGCGCGCATGCCGACGATCTCGCCGCGCACGGCTATGTCGAGGAAGAATATTTCATCGCGGGCACCGCCGATGCCTATGCGCCCGTCGGCACGCTCGGCCCCGATGGTGTATGGACTGTCGCGGCGGCAAAACAGGCGCCGTTCACGACGCGCGTGATCGTTCAGCGGCCAAGGGATGCTGCGAAGTTCAACGGCACCGTCATCTGCGAATGGACCAACGTGTCGGCGGGTTTCGAAATCTCGTCGGCGGTGAACCAGCAATTCTGGAAAGACGGTTATGCCTATGCCGCGATTTCGGCGCAGCGCATGGGCCTTGAGGGGACGAAGGAGCGGGCGCTCGGGCTCAAGCAGTGGGATCCGGAGCGTTATGGATCGCTCGAGATCGCCGGCGACAGCTTTTCTTACGACATCTTCTCGCAGGTTGCGCGGGCGCTCGGGCCGGATCGGGCGAGGGGCGGGGTCGACCCGATGGGCGGCTTGCCGGTCAAACGCCTCTTCGCGCTCGGCGAGTCGCAGTCGGCGGCGCGGCTCCTCTCTTATGTAAATGCCGTGCACCGGCTGGCCAACGTCTTCGACGCCTACATGATCGTCGTCGCGGTCGGCCGCTCGACCGAGTTCGACGACTTCATCTATGATCCCGCCAAGTCGCTCGACGAGAATAACAATATTCGCCGCTCGCGAACGGTGCAGACACGCGTGCGCACCGACCAGAAGGTGCCCGTGCTGGTCGTCAATTCCGAGACCGAGACGCCCTATTTTGTCGCGAGCCGCCAGCCCGACAGCGACTGGTATCGTTTCTGGGAGGTCGCCGGATCGACGCACGCCTCGGCGATCGGCGGAGGGCGGCGGCCCGACATTTCGGCGCGCGACGGCATCCCGAACATGGCGGCGCGCTGGCCGAAGATGGTCGACCTGTTTCCGGTCCTCGAAGCCGCCGCCGTTGGTCTCGACCGCTGGCTCTCGGGCGGTGCACCACTCGGGCGCTTCGACCGGATCGAGGTCGCAGGCGACAAGCCGGCGATCCAGACCGATGCGTTCGGCAATGCGAAGGGCGGCATCCGCATGCCCGAAATCGTCGCCCCGACGGTGAAATATATAACGCAGACGAACGATGCCGCGGGGCGGCTCGAACCCTTTGACGCCGCGACGCTGAAGGCGATCTATCCGGCCGATGCCGACTATGCCGCGCGCATCAGGGCGGCCGCCGACTGGGCGGTGGCGGCGGGGTTGATCCTGCCGCGGCATCGCGATGCTTACATCGCCAAATCGGCCGCGGGGCCGGTTCCCTATTATTGA
- a CDS encoding YbaY family lipoprotein: protein MVRMLTLGLSALALSACTTTGEAENQPFTVSGSIAYRERIALPPTAQIEVRLDDVSLADAPSRTIARQAFGADGQQVPIDFLLRFDRREIDPRHSYAVSARITGEDGKLMFITDTRNSVDFEGVSEIAMGTLMLVKTN, encoded by the coding sequence ATGGTTCGCATGCTCACCCTCGGGCTTTCCGCGCTCGCGCTTTCGGCGTGTACCACGACCGGCGAGGCCGAGAACCAGCCGTTCACGGTGAGCGGCAGCATCGCCTATCGCGAACGCATCGCGCTGCCGCCGACGGCGCAGATCGAGGTGCGGCTCGACGACGTCAGTCTTGCCGATGCGCCGTCGCGGACAATCGCACGGCAGGCGTTCGGCGCCGACGGGCAGCAAGTGCCGATCGACTTCCTGCTCCGTTTCGACCGCCGCGAGATCGACCCGCGGCACAGCTATGCCGTGTCGGCGCGGATTACCGGCGAGGACGGCAAGTTGATGTTCATCACCGACACCCGCAACAGCGTCGATTTCGAAGGCGTCTCCGAAATCGCGATGGGGACGTTGATGCTGGTGAAGACAAATTAG
- the ppc gene encoding phosphoenolpyruvate carboxylase → MGPPIQISQNPDIRYLGRILGDVIRAYGGDKLFRQTEYIRSSSVDRHRGIAGAEAIDPGLDALSLDDTIAFVRGFMLFSMLANLAEDRQGVAAEPEATVAAALAKLKADGIDGDAVHALLGASLIAPVLTAHPTEVRRKSMLDHKNRIAELMLLRDAGAVETPQGDVVEEAIRRQIVLLWQTRPLRTEKLFVADEIDNALTYLRDVFLPVVPKLYARWEAELGQRPAPFLRVGSWIGGDRDGNPFVTADTLQQATARNAAAVLGHYADAVHALGAELSVSASLAPVPGAVSALAEASGDDAPSRRDEPYRRALSGIYARVCATYAAIAGKAPPRPSALKGEAYAAPGDFRRDLVTLADGLAASGEGQLIGIGALGRLIRAVEVFGFHLATLDMRQNSAVHERVLAELLAVAGVCADYTALGEEERIALLTAELQSDRPLAAPWHKWSDETAGELAIVHAAADIRERLGQDAICQWIISMSQELSDLLEVHLLAREAGLWRSGAAAGKANLMVVPLFETIADLDRAPAIMARYFAMPEIGPQIGVRGHQEVMIGYSDSNKDGGYLTSTWGLHQASQALTPVFEEADTAMQLFHGRGGAVGRGGGSAFAAIRAQPAGTVQGRIRITEQGEVIAAKYGTADSAATNLEAMVSASLLASLEPEAASDADAARFTAAMDALSDSAFAAYRGLVYDTPAFKDFFRAMTPIAEIATLKIGSRPSSRTKSNAIEDLRAIPWVFSWAQSRAMLPGWYGTGEAFAGFADKALLADMAQGWPFFAALLGNMEMVLAKSDMGIAARYAELAGHVDGHAAIFGRIRDGWNRAHDGLLDITGQTRLLEKNPALEASIRLRLPYIEPLNLLQIELMKRHRAGETDERIGEGIQLTINAIATALRNSG, encoded by the coding sequence ATGGGCCCGCCTATCCAGATCTCGCAAAATCCCGACATCCGCTATCTCGGGCGGATCCTCGGCGACGTCATCCGCGCCTATGGCGGCGACAAATTGTTCCGCCAGACCGAATATATCCGCTCGTCGAGCGTCGACCGCCACCGCGGTATCGCGGGGGCCGAGGCGATCGACCCGGGGCTCGACGCGCTGAGCCTCGACGACACGATCGCCTTCGTGCGCGGTTTCATGCTCTTCTCGATGCTCGCCAACCTTGCCGAAGACCGGCAGGGGGTCGCCGCCGAGCCCGAAGCGACCGTCGCCGCGGCGCTCGCGAAGCTCAAGGCCGACGGGATCGACGGCGATGCGGTCCATGCACTGCTCGGCGCGTCGCTGATCGCCCCCGTCCTCACCGCGCACCCGACCGAGGTGCGCCGCAAGTCGATGCTCGACCACAAGAACCGCATCGCCGAGCTGATGCTGCTGCGCGACGCGGGCGCGGTGGAGACGCCGCAGGGCGACGTTGTCGAAGAAGCGATCCGGCGGCAGATCGTCCTCCTCTGGCAGACGCGGCCGCTGCGCACCGAGAAACTCTTCGTCGCCGACGAGATCGACAATGCGCTCACCTACTTGCGCGACGTCTTCCTGCCGGTGGTGCCCAAACTCTATGCGCGCTGGGAGGCCGAACTCGGCCAGCGCCCGGCGCCCTTCCTGCGCGTCGGCAGCTGGATCGGCGGCGACCGCGACGGCAATCCCTTCGTCACCGCCGACACGCTGCAACAGGCGACGGCGCGCAACGCCGCGGCGGTGCTCGGCCATTATGCCGATGCGGTGCATGCGCTCGGCGCCGAGCTGTCGGTGTCGGCGAGCCTTGCGCCGGTGCCGGGCGCCGTCAGCGCGCTCGCCGAAGCGAGCGGCGACGACGCGCCGAGCCGCCGCGACGAACCCTATCGCCGCGCGCTCTCGGGTATTTATGCGCGGGTCTGCGCCACTTACGCGGCGATCGCCGGCAAGGCGCCGCCGCGCCCGTCGGCGCTGAAGGGCGAAGCCTATGCCGCGCCGGGCGATTTCCGCCGCGATCTCGTCACGCTGGCCGACGGGCTGGCGGCGAGCGGCGAGGGGCAGCTCATCGGCATCGGCGCGCTCGGGCGGCTGATCCGCGCGGTCGAGGTGTTCGGATTTCACCTCGCAACGCTCGACATGCGCCAGAACAGCGCGGTGCACGAACGCGTGCTCGCCGAGCTGCTGGCGGTCGCAGGCGTCTGCGCCGATTACACGGCGCTGGGCGAGGAGGAGCGTATCGCGCTGCTCACCGCCGAGCTGCAGAGCGACCGCCCGCTCGCCGCGCCGTGGCACAAGTGGAGCGACGAGACGGCGGGCGAACTCGCGATCGTCCACGCCGCCGCCGATATCCGCGAGCGGCTGGGGCAGGATGCGATCTGCCAGTGGATCATTTCGATGTCGCAGGAACTCTCCGACCTGCTCGAAGTCCATCTGCTCGCGCGCGAAGCCGGGCTTTGGCGGAGCGGCGCTGCGGCGGGCAAGGCCAATCTGATGGTCGTGCCCTTGTTCGAGACGATCGCCGACCTCGATCGCGCGCCGGCGATCATGGCGCGCTATTTCGCGATGCCCGAAATCGGCCCGCAGATCGGGGTGCGCGGGCATCAGGAAGTGATGATCGGCTATTCGGATTCGAACAAGGACGGCGGCTATCTGACCTCGACCTGGGGATTGCATCAGGCGTCGCAGGCGCTGACCCCGGTGTTCGAGGAAGCCGACACCGCGATGCAATTGTTCCACGGCCGCGGCGGCGCGGTCGGGCGCGGCGGCGGCAGCGCCTTCGCGGCGATCCGCGCCCAGCCGGCGGGCACGGTGCAGGGGCGCATCCGCATCACCGAACAGGGCGAAGTGATCGCCGCCAAATATGGCACTGCCGACAGCGCGGCGACGAACCTCGAGGCGATGGTGTCGGCGAGCCTGCTAGCCAGCCTTGAGCCCGAGGCGGCGAGCGACGCCGATGCCGCGCGCTTTACCGCCGCGATGGATGCGCTGTCGGACAGCGCCTTCGCCGCCTATCGCGGGCTCGTCTATGACACGCCGGCGTTCAAAGACTTCTTCCGCGCGATGACGCCGATCGCCGAAATCGCGACGCTGAAGATCGGATCGCGCCCGTCGAGCCGCACCAAAAGCAACGCGATCGAGGATCTGCGCGCCATCCCGTGGGTGTTCAGCTGGGCGCAGTCGCGCGCGATGCTGCCCGGCTGGTACGGCACCGGCGAGGCCTTTGCCGGATTTGCCGACAAGGCGCTGCTTGCCGATATGGCGCAGGGCTGGCCCTTCTTCGCGGCGCTGCTCGGCAATATGGAGATGGTGCTCGCGAAATCGGACATGGGGATCGCGGCGCGCTATGCCGAGCTCGCGGGGCATGTCGACGGGCACGCCGCCATCTTCGGGCGCATCCGCGATGGCTGGAACCGGGCGCACGACGGGCTGCTCGATATCACCGGCCAGACGCGATTGCTCGAAAAGAACCCGGCGCTCGAGGCGTCGATCCGCCTCCGCCTGCCCTATATCGAGCCGCTCAACCTGCTTCAGATCGAGCTGATGAAGCGCCACCGCGCCGGCGAGACCGACGAACGGATCGGCGAGGGCATCCAGCTCACGATCAACGCGATCGCGACGGCACTCCGGAACAGCGGGTAG
- a CDS encoding SDR family oxidoreductase encodes MNLQDMFGLDDRIALVTGGSRGIGKMIVEGYLAAGAARVYISARKSAQIEEAVADFGTRYPGKVIGLPVDLSTVEGCRALAKELEAREERLDILVNNAGAAWGEPFEGFPEAGWDKVMDINVKSPFFLTQALHGLLKAGGSHDRPAKVINIGSIDGMRLNPWETYSYHASKAAILYLTKRMAARLVTDHILVTAIAPGAFQSDMNKAARDHGDAVAQSIPTKRIGVPEDMAGAAIFLASKAGDYVVGDTITVDGGLVHGDLKTSIDA; translated from the coding sequence ATGAATCTTCAGGACATGTTCGGCCTCGACGACCGCATCGCGCTCGTCACCGGCGGTTCGCGCGGCATCGGCAAGATGATCGTCGAGGGCTATCTCGCCGCGGGCGCCGCGCGCGTCTATATATCGGCGCGCAAGAGTGCGCAGATCGAGGAAGCCGTCGCCGATTTCGGAACCCGCTACCCCGGCAAGGTCATCGGCCTTCCCGTCGATCTTTCGACCGTCGAGGGTTGCCGCGCGCTCGCCAAGGAACTCGAAGCGCGCGAAGAGCGGCTCGACATTCTCGTCAACAACGCCGGCGCGGCATGGGGCGAACCCTTCGAGGGCTTCCCCGAGGCGGGCTGGGACAAGGTGATGGACATCAACGTCAAATCGCCCTTCTTTCTGACCCAAGCGCTGCACGGGCTGCTCAAGGCCGGTGGTTCGCACGACCGTCCGGCGAAGGTGATCAACATCGGCTCGATCGACGGCATGCGTTTGAACCCGTGGGAAACCTACAGCTATCACGCATCGAAGGCCGCCATTCTCTACCTCACCAAGCGCATGGCGGCGCGGCTGGTCACCGATCATATCCTCGTCACCGCAATCGCGCCCGGCGCTTTCCAGTCGGACATGAACAAGGCGGCGCGCGATCATGGCGATGCGGTGGCGCAGAGCATCCCGACCAAGCGCATCGGCGTGCCCGAGGATATGGCGGGCGCCGCGATCTTCCTCGCGTCGAAGGCGGGCGACTATGTCGTCGGCGATACGATCACCGTCGACGGCGGGCTGGTGCACGGCGACCTGAAGACGAGCATCGACGCCTGA
- a CDS encoding acyl-CoA dehydrogenase family protein — protein MPLYHNDDQAMLKDSVAPFVAEQAPVLHLRKLRDEADATGFSRDLWAQFTEMGLPGMLVPEAHGGLGMGHMEAGIVLEEIGRNLTPSPFLATSVGAVAALAKAGGTQAGRWLPAIASGEAIIALAIDEGAKHRPDRIATTATRAGNGFRLDGKKSFVLHGHVADMSIVAAKTDGGITLFAVPKDAKGVTADPRRLVDSSLASHVTLDGVEVDADAVIGEVDAGGEILDALLAATRTGAAAEMVGVGQGAMDMTVTYLKERKQFGKLIGEFQGLQHRAAHLYGEMEVARATVMKAQQLLDEGSEGAKLMVSVAKAKAGRAANLAVREGVQMHGGIGMTDEYDIGLYMKRDRALAEYMGDVHYHIDQVARMNGY, from the coding sequence ATGCCTCTCTATCACAATGACGATCAGGCGATGCTCAAGGACAGCGTCGCCCCCTTCGTGGCCGAACAGGCCCCCGTCCTGCACCTCCGCAAGCTGCGCGACGAGGCCGATGCCACCGGCTTTTCGCGCGACCTCTGGGCGCAGTTCACCGAAATGGGCCTGCCCGGTATGCTCGTGCCCGAGGCGCATGGCGGGCTCGGCATGGGGCATATGGAAGCGGGGATCGTGCTCGAGGAAATCGGCCGCAACCTGACCCCGTCGCCTTTCCTCGCAACCAGCGTCGGCGCGGTCGCCGCGCTCGCCAAGGCTGGCGGCACGCAGGCCGGCCGCTGGCTTCCCGCGATCGCCAGCGGTGAAGCGATCATCGCGCTCGCGATCGACGAGGGCGCCAAGCACCGCCCCGACCGCATCGCGACCACCGCGACGCGCGCGGGCAACGGTTTCCGCCTCGATGGAAAGAAGAGCTTCGTCCTCCACGGCCATGTCGCCGACATGAGCATCGTCGCGGCGAAGACCGACGGCGGTATCACGCTCTTCGCGGTGCCGAAGGACGCCAAGGGCGTTACGGCCGATCCGCGCCGCCTCGTCGACTCCAGCCTCGCGAGCCATGTCACGCTCGATGGGGTCGAGGTCGATGCCGACGCGGTGATCGGCGAGGTCGATGCCGGCGGCGAGATCCTCGACGCGCTGCTCGCCGCCACCCGCACCGGCGCTGCCGCCGAAATGGTCGGCGTCGGGCAGGGCGCGATGGACATGACCGTCACCTACCTCAAGGAACGCAAGCAGTTCGGCAAGCTGATCGGCGAGTTCCAGGGGCTCCAGCACCGCGCCGCGCATCTCTATGGCGAAATGGAGGTCGCGCGCGCCACCGTGATGAAGGCACAGCAATTGCTCGACGAGGGCAGCGAGGGCGCGAAGCTGATGGTCTCGGTCGCCAAGGCCAAGGCCGGCCGCGCTGCGAATCTCGCGGTGCGCGAAGGCGTGCAGATGCATGGCGGCATCGGCATGACCGACGAATATGACATCGGCCTCTATATGAAACGCGACCGCGCGCTCGCCGAATATATGGGCGATGTGCACTACCACATCGACCAGGTCGCCCGCATGAACGGCTATTGA
- a CDS encoding acyl-CoA dehydrogenase family protein: MSDLDAFRAEVRAWLETNCPPEMREPVREEGDVCWGGRNWEFKNEAQKQWLEACVAKGYTVPDWPKPYGGAGLSPEETKVLKQEMKRINARSPLDSFGIWMLGPALLKFGTEEQKVHYLNPIARGEIRWCQGYSEPGSGSDLVSLQTFGEDKGDHWVVNGSKIWTSYADKADWIFCLVRTDKANKYQGITFMLFDMASKGVTTKPILLISGNSPFCETFFDDVEVPKTQYIGEINRGWDVAKYLLGHEREMISGGGAGGDMVSIGALFAKSLGKNDHGELDDPILRAEMAAFDVDVFAYRAMGERFMDMWKTGRAHPASSNMMKYVGTELNKRRHELVMSGGGSEALEWDSEETKGGARARGWLRTKANSIEGGTSEVMLNVIAKRILDLPGA, from the coding sequence ATGAGCGATCTGGACGCCTTCCGCGCCGAAGTGCGCGCGTGGCTGGAAACCAATTGTCCCCCGGAAATGCGCGAACCGGTGCGCGAGGAAGGCGACGTCTGCTGGGGCGGCCGCAACTGGGAATTCAAGAACGAAGCCCAGAAGCAGTGGCTCGAGGCCTGTGTCGCCAAGGGCTATACCGTCCCCGACTGGCCCAAGCCTTATGGCGGCGCCGGCCTCTCGCCCGAAGAGACCAAGGTCCTCAAACAGGAAATGAAGCGGATCAATGCGCGCTCGCCGCTCGACAGCTTCGGCATCTGGATGCTCGGCCCCGCGCTGCTGAAATTCGGCACCGAGGAGCAGAAGGTCCATTATCTGAACCCGATCGCGCGCGGCGAAATCCGCTGGTGCCAGGGCTATTCGGAACCCGGCTCGGGCAGCGACCTCGTCTCGCTCCAGACCTTCGGCGAGGACAAGGGCGATCACTGGGTCGTCAACGGGTCGAAGATCTGGACCAGCTATGCCGACAAGGCCGACTGGATCTTCTGCCTCGTCCGCACCGACAAGGCGAACAAATATCAGGGCATCACCTTCATGCTCTTCGACATGGCGAGCAAGGGCGTCACCACCAAGCCGATCCTGCTGATCAGCGGCAATTCGCCCTTCTGCGAAACCTTCTTCGACGATGTCGAGGTGCCGAAGACGCAATATATCGGCGAGATCAACCGCGGCTGGGACGTCGCCAAATATCTGCTCGGCCACGAACGCGAGATGATCTCGGGCGGCGGCGCGGGCGGCGACATGGTCAGTATCGGTGCGCTCTTTGCGAAGTCGCTCGGCAAGAACGACCATGGCGAGCTCGACGACCCGATCCTGCGCGCCGAAATGGCGGCGTTCGACGTCGACGTCTTCGCCTATCGCGCGATGGGCGAGCGTTTCATGGATATGTGGAAAACCGGCCGCGCGCATCCGGCCAGCTCGAACATGATGAAATATGTCGGCACCGAATTGAACAAGCGCCGCCACGAACTCGTCATGTCGGGCGGCGGCAGCGAAGCGCTCGAATGGGACAGCGAGGAGACCAAGGGCGGCGCGCGCGCGCGCGGCTGGCTGCGCACCAAGGCCAATTCGATCGAAGGCGGGACGAGCGAAGTCATGCTCAACGTCATCGCCAAGCGTATCCTCGACCTGCCCGGAGCCTGA
- a CDS encoding SDR family NAD(P)-dependent oxidoreductase, with translation MRFAGKVAVVTGAASGIGKATVLKLAGEGAHVFAADIDEAGGTALAAASNGKIDFVRCDVTVPADIEALMNAAAEKTGGIDIVFNNAAAGGDRAPIDEISPEGWDRTMDLVLKSVAMGIRYAAPHMKGRKGASIVNTASVAALGAGYSPIAYAVAKAGVLHLSKVAATDLAQYGIRVNAICPGFINTNIFTASLDVPGELKNQANAVIAEMSANAQPVARGGQPEDIANAVAYLASEESSFMTGTHLLVDGGLTIGQRHAWDKETPGMFDALLAMEEAAKAGAAA, from the coding sequence ATGCGATTCGCAGGCAAGGTCGCCGTCGTCACCGGCGCGGCGTCGGGCATCGGCAAAGCCACGGTGCTGAAACTGGCGGGCGAAGGCGCGCATGTCTTCGCCGCCGACATTGACGAAGCGGGCGGAACCGCGCTCGCCGCCGCATCGAACGGCAAGATCGATTTCGTCCGCTGCGACGTCACCGTCCCCGCCGACATCGAGGCGCTGATGAACGCGGCCGCCGAAAAGACGGGCGGCATCGACATCGTCTTCAACAACGCCGCCGCGGGCGGCGACCGCGCGCCGATCGACGAGATTTCGCCCGAGGGCTGGGACCGGACGATGGACCTCGTCCTCAAATCGGTCGCGATGGGCATCCGCTATGCCGCGCCGCACATGAAGGGCCGCAAGGGGGCGAGTATCGTCAACACCGCGAGCGTCGCGGCGCTCGGTGCCGGCTATTCGCCGATCGCCTATGCGGTCGCGAAGGCGGGCGTACTCCACCTCAGCAAGGTCGCGGCGACCGATCTGGCGCAGTACGGCATCCGCGTGAACGCGATCTGCCCCGGCTTCATCAACACCAACATCTTCACCGCCTCGCTCGACGTGCCGGGCGAACTCAAGAATCAGGCCAACGCCGTGATTGCCGAGATGAGCGCGAACGCGCAGCCCGTTGCACGCGGCGGCCAGCCCGAGGATATCGCGAACGCCGTCGCCTATCTGGCGAGCGAGGAGTCGAGCTTTATGACAGGCACCCACCTGCTCGTCGACGGCGGGCTGACGATCGGCCAGCGGCACGCGTGGGACAAGGAAACACCGGGCATGTTCGACGCCCTGCTGGCGATGGAGGAAGCGGCGAAGGCCGGAGCCGCCGCGTGA